A stretch of the Longimicrobiales bacterium genome encodes the following:
- a CDS encoding bifunctional response regulator/alkaline phosphatase family protein translates to MAAIPRRILWIDDEVELFEPHLLFLRQRGYEVDTTTNGDDALDLARTQTYDLVLLDEQMPGRRGLDVLGELRREEPHARVVMVTKSEEDRTMVEAIGRRVDDYLVKPASPRQVLSVVTRLLEGQQIRQQRAAQDFAARFGQLSRMRAEAESWEHYFAVYDELVDWDLRLHQADERGLVDTVKSLLSELRRDFGIHVARKYGDWLSGTGSRPPLSVDVVKRAVVPNLVAGRPLLFVVIDCMRLDQWRTIRPLLGRNFDMEESLYASILPTATPYSRNAIFSGQFPDEIAAARPEWWKIEEGSLNAFEDDLLREQLRRLTGRDVPVHYEKVFTDADSDDLVARVRGALRGDGVVAVVFNFVDLLTHGRSESAILMEVARDVEALRALTKQWFERSSAARVLREAAAARATTIVTTDHGSIHCERPVTVFARRDATANLRYKFGQDLRAEDRSAVYSVNDEKTLRFPPGSLAMNYIFALEDYFFVYPTKLREYQARYRGSFLHGGVSPEEMVLPLAVLTPRPGLR, encoded by the coding sequence ATGGCAGCCATCCCACGACGCATACTCTGGATCGACGACGAGGTTGAGCTGTTCGAGCCGCACCTGCTCTTCCTGCGGCAGCGCGGTTACGAGGTGGACACGACGACGAACGGCGACGACGCGCTCGATCTCGCGCGCACGCAGACGTACGACCTGGTGCTGCTCGATGAGCAGATGCCGGGTCGGCGCGGTCTCGACGTGCTTGGTGAGCTGCGCCGCGAGGAGCCGCATGCGCGCGTGGTGATGGTGACGAAATCGGAGGAGGACCGCACGATGGTCGAGGCCATCGGCCGTCGCGTGGACGACTACCTCGTGAAGCCGGCGTCGCCACGGCAGGTGCTTTCGGTGGTCACGCGGCTGCTGGAGGGGCAGCAGATCCGCCAGCAGCGGGCCGCCCAGGATTTCGCGGCACGGTTTGGCCAGCTGTCGCGCATGCGCGCCGAGGCGGAATCCTGGGAGCACTATTTCGCCGTGTACGACGAGCTGGTGGACTGGGATCTCCGGCTGCATCAGGCGGACGAACGGGGACTGGTCGATACGGTCAAGTCGCTCCTGTCGGAGCTGCGCCGCGATTTCGGCATTCATGTCGCCAGGAAGTACGGCGACTGGCTGAGCGGGACCGGGAGCAGGCCGCCGCTGTCCGTGGACGTCGTGAAGCGTGCGGTCGTTCCGAATCTCGTGGCGGGACGGCCTCTGCTCTTCGTGGTCATCGACTGCATGCGCCTGGACCAGTGGCGCACCATCCGGCCGCTGCTGGGGCGCAACTTCGACATGGAGGAGTCGCTGTACGCGAGCATTCTGCCGACGGCGACGCCATATTCGCGCAACGCCATCTTCAGCGGCCAGTTCCCGGACGAGATCGCGGCCGCGCGGCCGGAATGGTGGAAGATCGAGGAGGGCAGCCTCAACGCATTCGAGGACGACCTGCTGCGCGAGCAGCTGCGGAGGCTGACCGGCCGCGATGTGCCGGTGCACTACGAAAAGGTGTTCACGGACGCCGACAGCGATGACCTGGTAGCGCGCGTGCGCGGAGCGTTGCGCGGCGATGGCGTGGTTGCGGTTGTGTTCAACTTCGTGGACCTGCTGACGCACGGCCGCAGCGAGTCGGCCATCCTGATGGAAGTGGCACGTGATGTCGAGGCCCTGCGCGCGCTGACGAAACAGTGGTTCGAGCGATCTTCCGCAGCACGTGTGCTGCGGGAGGCGGCCGCTGCGCGCGCCACGACGATCGTGACGACCGACCACGGGTCGATCCATTGCGAGCGTCCCGTAACGGTGTTCGCACGCCGCGATGCGACCGCGAATCTCCGCTACAAGTTCGGTCAGGATCTGCGTGCGGAGGATCGCAGCGCCGTATACTCCGTGAACGACGAGAAGACGCTCCGCTTTCCACCCGGCAGCCTCGCGATGAACTACATCTTCGCGCTGGAGGACTATTTCTTCGTGTACCCGACCAAGCTGCGCGAGTACCAGGCACGTTACCGCGGCTCGTTCCTGCACGGCGGGGTGAGTCCGGAAGAGATGGTGCTGCCGCTGGCGGTGCTGACCCCGCGACCGGGATTGCGCTGA
- a CDS encoding glycosyltransferase produces MIYICIPTHNEQQTVGVVLWKIRQVFADFPRDYQLLVADDGSTDKTPEVLEPYTRVLPLTVIRSETRQGSAASLEMLLREAVRRSEYPKRDAIVTLQADFSEEPDDLVPLVKRLEAGADVAVGNKVSTSKDTRARKFARSLAKFFMRRQKWPEGVMTPFEGFRAYRLYAVKRAIEERGAARLVRHDGWAGHAELLRAVQPHARRVDVVDVDDRPDRLQRPRREKPFGSAMQVRMMASGAEPPGLVGVEELDRIALTASRSRERAAITPQSIQARGAPSRTNGSRTRQSGGSRRDQNGRARAQGNGAGRSRAEAGETRPRRERPAQAEGRTKQKSDEGRDQARSRQPEGRRRQPRDPVAAAAPEEQDVRAEQAAEGAVSPDAAAPPKRKRRRRKRGGQGRSGGAQDQNAAQDGLPESGSNGEPAGVQGSGSEARAGSTEGATEGDSTGPEGESSTGPKKRRRRGGRRGGRGRRKPRPEGGVDGEGTGDAGTGGNDGESPDASDRAATERPSAGAADRQRAESGSASERSTPEPVARAEND; encoded by the coding sequence TTGATTTACATCTGCATACCCACACACAACGAGCAGCAGACGGTCGGCGTCGTTCTCTGGAAGATCAGGCAGGTGTTCGCGGATTTCCCGCGTGACTACCAGCTGCTGGTGGCGGACGACGGGTCTACGGACAAGACGCCGGAAGTACTCGAGCCGTACACGCGCGTGCTGCCGCTGACGGTGATCCGGAGCGAGACGCGACAGGGCAGCGCCGCGAGCCTGGAGATGCTGCTGCGCGAAGCGGTGCGACGATCCGAGTATCCGAAGCGCGATGCGATCGTGACGCTGCAGGCGGATTTCTCGGAGGAGCCTGACGACCTGGTGCCGCTGGTGAAGCGGCTGGAGGCGGGGGCCGATGTAGCGGTCGGCAACAAGGTCAGCACGTCGAAGGATACGCGGGCCCGGAAGTTCGCGCGTTCGCTCGCGAAGTTCTTCATGCGGCGGCAGAAGTGGCCGGAGGGCGTGATGACGCCGTTCGAGGGTTTCCGCGCCTATCGTCTGTATGCGGTGAAGCGGGCGATCGAGGAGCGTGGTGCAGCGCGCCTGGTGCGGCACGACGGCTGGGCTGGCCATGCGGAGCTTCTGCGCGCGGTGCAGCCACATGCCCGCCGCGTGGACGTGGTCGATGTCGACGACAGGCCCGACCGCCTGCAGCGTCCGCGGCGTGAGAAGCCGTTCGGCTCGGCGATGCAGGTCCGGATGATGGCCTCCGGCGCGGAGCCCCCGGGCCTGGTGGGTGTAGAAGAGCTGGACCGGATTGCACTGACGGCGAGTCGGAGCCGGGAGAGGGCGGCCATTACGCCGCAGAGCATTCAGGCACGCGGAGCGCCGTCACGCACGAACGGCTCGCGCACGCGCCAGTCCGGCGGCTCCCGACGCGATCAGAACGGGCGTGCCCGTGCGCAGGGGAACGGGGCCGGCCGCAGTCGCGCCGAAGCGGGCGAGACCCGCCCGCGCCGCGAGCGCCCGGCCCAGGCGGAGGGTCGCACGAAGCAGAAGAGCGACGAGGGCCGCGACCAGGCACGATCACGGCAGCCGGAGGGCAGGCGTCGTCAGCCGCGGGATCCGGTGGCTGCTGCGGCGCCGGAAGAGCAGGATGTGCGCGCGGAGCAGGCGGCGGAGGGCGCAGTAAGCCCGGACGCGGCCGCACCGCCGAAGCGGAAGCGCCGCCGCCGCAAGCGCGGCGGGCAGGGACGCTCCGGGGGCGCGCAGGATCAGAACGCAGCGCAGGACGGTCTGCCGGAGTCAGGCAGTAACGGCGAACCCGCTGGTGTACAGGGGTCCGGCTCCGAGGCGCGGGCCGGCAGCACCGAGGGCGCCACGGAGGGTGACTCGACCGGTCCCGAGGGGGAGTCCTCGACCGGCCCGAAGAAGCGCCGTCGGCGCGGCGGCCGGCGGGGCGGCCGAGGTCGACGGAAGCCGCGTCCTGAGGGTGGCGTGGACGGGGAAGGCACCGGTGATGCAGGGACGGGCGGGAACGATGGCGAATCGCCCGATGCGTCGGACCGAGCCGCGACGGAACGTCCGTCCGCTGGCGCAGCGGACCGGCAGCGTGCCGAATCGGGAAGTGCGTCCGAGCGGTCGACTCCGGAGCCTGTCGCCCGCGCAGAGAACGACTGA
- a CDS encoding glycosyltransferase family 9 protein, which produces MPEHLDIGAPCEIAIVMLSALGDAVHVLPVVNALKRTWPESRITWVIQPVPYQLVKGHENVDEFVLFRRRRGTDAWRSYVELSRTLGDRRFDLLINLQVYLKAGLITSVMKADVKLGFDRRRARDMNWLFTTHRIPPRPTGHVQDQYFEFIEYLGVDPEPVEWRLRITDEERAAQRAYFGAFDRPVAGVVVGTSKLEKNWAPERYARLLEALELDFGMRPVLLGGPSPAEQAAAERVMRETKANAVDALADDVRRLLWLLDGSALVISPDTGPLHIARALDRPVVGLYGYTNPKRYGPYRRPEQVVDGYARFVGEDYSLNQKYRADGMDRVTVEMVLAGVQRVLGRQVG; this is translated from the coding sequence ATGCCTGAGCATCTCGACATCGGCGCGCCGTGCGAGATTGCGATCGTCATGCTGAGTGCACTCGGCGACGCAGTGCACGTGCTGCCCGTGGTGAACGCACTCAAGCGCACGTGGCCGGAGTCGCGCATCACGTGGGTGATCCAGCCGGTGCCGTACCAGCTCGTGAAGGGTCACGAGAACGTGGACGAGTTCGTGCTGTTCCGGCGCCGGCGCGGGACGGACGCATGGCGCTCGTACGTGGAGCTCTCCCGCACGCTCGGCGACCGGCGTTTCGATCTGCTCATCAACCTCCAGGTCTATCTGAAGGCGGGCCTGATCACATCGGTCATGAAGGCGGATGTGAAGCTGGGCTTCGACCGGCGACGCGCGCGCGACATGAACTGGCTGTTCACCACGCATCGCATTCCGCCGCGCCCGACCGGCCACGTACAGGATCAGTACTTCGAGTTCATAGAGTATCTCGGTGTCGATCCCGAGCCCGTCGAGTGGCGCCTGCGCATAACCGACGAGGAGCGCGCGGCGCAGCGCGCGTATTTCGGCGCATTCGACCGTCCCGTGGCCGGCGTGGTCGTGGGTACCAGCAAGCTGGAGAAGAACTGGGCGCCGGAGCGGTACGCGCGGCTGCTGGAGGCGCTCGAGCTGGATTTCGGCATGCGGCCCGTGCTCCTAGGCGGACCGTCCCCCGCGGAGCAGGCCGCGGCGGAGCGGGTGATGCGCGAGACTAAGGCAAACGCGGTCGACGCGCTCGCGGACGACGTCCGCCGTCTGCTGTGGCTGCTCGACGGCAGCGCGCTCGTCATCAGTCCGGATACCGGCCCGCTGCACATCGCACGCGCGCTCGACCGTCCGGTCGTCGGTCTGTACGGCTACACGAATCCGAAGCGGTACGGGCCGTATCGCCGGCCGGAGCAGGTGGTGGACGGGTACGCCCGGTTCGTGGGCGAGGACTACTCCCTGAACCAGAAGTACCGGGCGGACGGGATGGACCGGGTGACGGTGGAGATGGTCCTGGCCGGCGTGCAGCGCGTGCTGGGTCGTCAGGTCGGCTGA
- a CDS encoding ABC transporter ATP-binding protein: MRQYIRLLKQLAPYKMLLVAALFATLMFAALDTFSFVMVFPFLQALFEGGSVQLDGAGERIEALLENTIGRLLVPGADPMQAITALCIAIAIVFLFKNIFDYLRQYLVVRLEQSVTRDLRNIVYGHLLELDLRFYNRTRAGQIINRLTSDTDLLRTMVTKNISTFVTSVLQVVISIWVLLEISWELTLLALVVMPMTFGIWRRLLAPLRRGDRRVLEQSGEVTSHLQETVSGVRQVKAAAAERFESVRFRNLTETYFGSVVRTERIRALASPLSETMGAVGTVLLLWFGGRMVVEGQLTAGAFIAFIAISLKLYQPVKWLTKFPSMVQPGLSAADRIFEFLDTPIEMVDSPGARQFESVRDAIRFENVSFSYTSDAPVLADVSLTARRGTVTALVGPSGAGKTTLVDLVARFYDPTGGRITIDGIDIRDYSVKSLRRRMGVVTQETVLFHDTVRANIAYALPDATQDGVERAARAANAHDFIMQMPDGYDTVLGERGTRLSGGQRQRIAIARAILRDPPILIFDEATSALDSESERLVQEAIEHLLEGRTVFVIAHRLSTILNADQIVAMDGGRVVQRGTHDELLAEGGLYRKLYRLQHQ; this comes from the coding sequence ATGAGGCAGTACATCCGACTGCTGAAGCAGCTGGCACCGTACAAGATGCTGCTGGTCGCGGCGCTGTTCGCCACGCTGATGTTCGCGGCGCTCGACACATTCAGCTTCGTCATGGTCTTCCCGTTCCTGCAGGCCCTCTTCGAGGGCGGCTCCGTGCAGCTGGATGGTGCGGGCGAGCGCATCGAGGCGCTGCTCGAGAACACGATCGGCCGGCTGCTGGTCCCCGGCGCCGACCCGATGCAGGCGATCACGGCGCTGTGCATTGCCATCGCGATCGTGTTCCTGTTCAAGAACATCTTCGACTATCTGCGCCAGTATCTCGTGGTCCGACTCGAGCAGTCCGTGACGAGGGACCTGCGCAACATCGTCTACGGCCACCTGCTGGAGCTGGACCTCCGCTTCTATAATCGCACGCGCGCCGGCCAGATCATCAACCGCCTGACGAGCGATACGGATCTGCTGCGCACGATGGTGACGAAGAACATCTCGACGTTCGTCACATCGGTGCTCCAGGTCGTGATCTCGATCTGGGTTCTGCTGGAGATTTCGTGGGAGCTCACGCTGCTCGCGCTGGTCGTGATGCCGATGACGTTCGGAATCTGGCGGCGCCTGCTCGCGCCGCTCCGGCGCGGCGACAGGCGGGTGCTGGAGCAGAGCGGCGAGGTGACCTCGCATCTGCAGGAGACGGTGTCCGGTGTCCGGCAGGTGAAGGCAGCAGCGGCGGAACGCTTCGAGTCGGTGCGCTTCCGCAACCTGACGGAGACATATTTCGGCAGCGTGGTCCGCACGGAGCGGATCCGCGCGCTCGCGAGCCCGCTGAGCGAGACCATGGGCGCGGTCGGCACGGTGCTCCTGCTCTGGTTCGGCGGGAGGATGGTCGTCGAGGGGCAGCTCACGGCCGGTGCCTTCATCGCATTCATCGCGATCAGCCTGAAGCTCTACCAGCCGGTGAAATGGCTGACGAAGTTCCCATCCATGGTACAGCCGGGCCTGTCGGCGGCCGATAGGATCTTCGAGTTCCTCGACACACCGATCGAGATGGTCGACTCGCCGGGCGCGCGCCAGTTCGAGAGCGTGCGTGATGCGATCCGTTTCGAGAATGTGTCATTCAGCTACACGTCCGACGCGCCGGTGCTGGCCGATGTATCGCTCACGGCGCGGCGCGGCACCGTGACGGCGCTCGTGGGGCCGAGCGGTGCGGGCAAGACGACGCTCGTCGATCTGGTGGCGCGCTTCTACGACCCGACCGGCGGCCGGATCACAATCGATGGCATCGACATCCGCGATTACAGCGTGAAGTCGCTACGCCGTCGCATGGGAGTGGTGACGCAGGAGACCGTGCTGTTCCACGACACCGTGCGCGCCAACATTGCCTATGCGCTGCCGGACGCTACACAGGACGGAGTCGAGCGCGCCGCACGCGCCGCGAACGCGCACGACTTCATCATGCAGATGCCGGACGGATACGACACGGTGCTCGGAGAACGCGGGACGCGCCTCTCGGGCGGGCAGCGCCAGCGCATTGCCATCGCACGCGCCATCCTGCGTGACCCGCCGATCCTGATCTTCGATGAGGCGACATCGGCGCTCGACTCGGAATCGGAGAGGCTGGTGCAGGAGGCGATCGAGCACCTGCTCGAGGGCAGGACCGTGTTCGTGATCGCGCACCGACTGTCGACCATATTGAACGCCGACCAGATCGTGGCGATGGACGGCGGCAGAGTCGTGCAGCGCGGCACGCACGACGAGCTGCTCGCCGAAGGCGGGCTCTATCGCAAGCTGTACCGTCTCCAGCACCAGTGA
- a CDS encoding glycerol-3-phosphate dehydrogenase/oxidase encodes MVFDLAIIGGGINGTGIARDAALRGLSVAVFERYDWGAGTTGSSTRMIHGGLRYLLYDVPTTRVSSEDAGRIRRIAPHITWRIPFLWPLYPGGLFMREATEAFLSAYDPHAARKGGLHHARLSTEEARALEPGLAPDVQGALTLDEWGCDVYRLAALNAVDAKEHGAEVFTHTEVTTLLRNGRDVRGVRVRDRITGQQRDVESRIVINAAGPWVPAVAQLAGTTVQLRPGKGIHVTFERRIGNYGMILEGVDGRTMFLVPHGAETIVGTNDIDYYGDPALVDLSINREEIDYVIEAAARAIPQAKQWRPLRAWAGVRNTVFEWGVDADDLSRRHEIVDHAARDGIAGLLSLVGGKLASYRIQAEEAVDLALEQLGRPPVPCTTGQAALPGAEDPPDFVALARTIPLPAASLERIWRRVGSRVRDIFAHASVDDLAPVCRSEAVTAAEIRHAVETEGCRTLEDLFRHVHIGAGGCDGADCAAPASHIMMELLAWSPERARRELEDFRDHRWINRRPVLRGTNLALEERLRG; translated from the coding sequence GTGGTTTTCGACCTCGCAATCATCGGCGGCGGCATCAACGGTACCGGCATCGCACGCGATGCCGCTCTCCGCGGCCTGTCCGTCGCAGTCTTCGAGCGGTACGACTGGGGCGCCGGCACCACCGGCTCCTCCACACGCATGATCCATGGCGGCCTGCGCTACCTGCTGTACGATGTACCGACGACCCGTGTGTCATCGGAGGACGCCGGCCGTATCCGCCGTATCGCGCCGCACATCACATGGCGCATCCCGTTTCTGTGGCCGCTGTACCCCGGCGGTCTCTTCATGCGCGAGGCGACGGAGGCGTTCCTGTCCGCCTACGATCCGCACGCGGCACGGAAGGGCGGACTGCACCACGCGCGGCTGAGCACCGAGGAGGCCCGCGCCCTCGAGCCCGGCCTCGCCCCCGACGTACAGGGTGCGCTCACACTCGACGAGTGGGGCTGCGATGTCTATCGCCTGGCTGCCCTCAATGCCGTCGATGCGAAGGAGCACGGCGCCGAGGTCTTCACGCACACGGAGGTCACGACCCTCCTCCGCAACGGCCGCGATGTGCGCGGCGTGCGCGTGCGCGATCGCATCACCGGGCAGCAACGCGACGTCGAGTCGCGCATCGTCATCAACGCCGCGGGACCGTGGGTCCCCGCCGTCGCTCAGCTGGCCGGTACAACCGTGCAGCTGCGGCCCGGCAAGGGCATCCATGTCACGTTCGAGCGACGGATCGGCAACTACGGCATGATCCTCGAAGGCGTGGACGGCCGCACGATGTTCCTGGTACCGCATGGCGCCGAGACCATCGTCGGCACGAACGACATCGACTATTACGGCGATCCCGCGCTCGTGGACCTCAGCATCAATCGCGAGGAGATCGACTACGTCATCGAGGCCGCCGCGCGTGCCATCCCGCAGGCGAAGCAGTGGCGGCCGCTCCGGGCCTGGGCGGGCGTGCGCAACACCGTGTTCGAGTGGGGCGTCGATGCCGACGACCTGTCGCGCCGCCACGAGATCGTCGACCACGCGGCGCGCGATGGCATCGCGGGCCTGCTGTCGCTCGTGGGCGGGAAGCTCGCATCGTATCGCATTCAGGCCGAGGAGGCCGTGGACCTGGCCCTCGAGCAGCTCGGGCGCCCGCCCGTACCGTGCACTACCGGCCAGGCTGCGCTGCCCGGCGCCGAGGATCCGCCCGACTTCGTCGCACTCGCCCGCACCATCCCGCTGCCCGCCGCATCGCTCGAACGCATCTGGCGACGCGTCGGCAGTCGTGTCCGCGATATCTTCGCGCATGCGTCCGTCGACGACCTCGCGCCCGTGTGCCGCTCCGAAGCCGTCACGGCCGCCGAGATCCGCCATGCAGTAGAGACCGAAGGCTGCCGCACTCTGGAGGACCTGTTCCGTCACGTGCACATCGGCGCGGGCGGCTGCGACGGCGCCGACTGCGCCGCGCCCGCGTCTCACATCATGATGGAGCTGCTGGCCTGGTCCCCCGAGCGCGCACGCAGGGAGCTCGAGGACTTCCGCGATCACCGCTGGATCAACCGTCGGCCCGTGCTGCGCGGGACGAATCTCGCGCTGGAAGAGCGGTTGAGGGGGTAG
- a CDS encoding lipopolysaccharide kinase InaA family protein yields MAGPAAEAGYAIERERGALIVALPSVMADVLSHVRQHGTLYDAAAARPDAESFTGRGAAWRMTTPHGDWLVRHYRRGGAIARVLHDEYLRAGEPRPLRELHASIIARARGVDTPEIVAAIAYLAGPLYRADLATRFVAGSRDLATVTFGSDDDLRAADIAAAWHAAGRLLRVAFAAGIEHADLNLRNILIADAAGAPRALLLDLDRAVIHERAVTTAVRSGMLARLHRSRRKLEQAAGRPTGAAELAAFEAGLGGLDA; encoded by the coding sequence GTGGCGGGACCGGCTGCGGAGGCCGGCTATGCGATCGAACGGGAGCGCGGCGCACTGATCGTCGCGCTCCCGTCCGTCATGGCGGACGTGCTGTCTCACGTGAGGCAGCATGGCACGCTCTACGACGCGGCGGCCGCGCGCCCCGATGCGGAGTCTTTTACCGGTCGGGGTGCCGCGTGGCGCATGACGACGCCGCACGGCGACTGGCTGGTGCGCCACTACCGCCGCGGCGGCGCCATCGCGCGCGTACTCCATGACGAGTATCTCCGCGCGGGCGAGCCGCGGCCGCTCCGCGAGCTGCATGCGAGCATCATCGCGCGTGCGCGCGGTGTCGATACGCCGGAAATCGTGGCGGCCATCGCGTATCTTGCCGGTCCGCTGTACCGCGCAGACCTCGCGACACGCTTCGTCGCCGGCAGCCGCGACCTTGCCACCGTCACGTTCGGCTCGGACGACGATCTTCGTGCCGCGGATATCGCGGCTGCGTGGCATGCCGCAGGACGGCTGCTCCGCGTCGCGTTCGCAGCGGGTATCGAGCACGCCGACCTGAACCTGCGGAACATCCTCATTGCCGACGCCGCTGGTGCGCCGCGCGCGCTGCTCCTCGATCTCGACCGTGCAGTGATTCACGAGCGGGCGGTCACGACCGCCGTGCGCTCGGGCATGCTGGCACGGCTGCATCGCTCGCGTCGCAAGCTCGAGCAGGCCGCAGGCCGGCCGACCGGCGCGGCGGAGCTGGCGGCGTTCGAGGCGGGACTCGGAGGCCTGGATGCGTGA
- a CDS encoding glycosyltransferase family 9 protein, whose amino-acid sequence MMESIEREPPRHICVVLLTGLGDVVHGLPVVNALRRAWPDTNVTWVVEPMPAGILQPHPSLDQVIVYEKKRGVAGVRDLRRRMARERFDLAINFNIYFKSIFPTLFSRAPERWTFGRDRARDGVWLAGNRHLPARPRRHTQDMFLEFVEVLGVDPYPLEWRLEITAAEREQQARFVDQLGGRRAVALVPASANVKKDWPAERYVDVVDAIEIDLGARAVLVGGPGDREVEAARIIEAEASQQPLWMMGDGVRRLIWILDACAAAVAPDTGPLHIARAVGTPVVGLFGHTNPWRVGPYRAFEDLWIDAYTEPGEGPDPSNFTPKLGRMETIEPRAVIEKVERALRSEHGAAAALDRPHAGRLDRMHGGEGDAR is encoded by the coding sequence ATGATGGAAAGCATCGAGCGGGAGCCGCCGCGGCACATCTGCGTCGTGCTGCTGACCGGTCTGGGCGACGTGGTCCACGGGCTGCCGGTCGTCAACGCATTGCGGCGTGCGTGGCCGGACACGAACGTCACGTGGGTGGTCGAGCCGATGCCGGCGGGCATCCTCCAGCCTCACCCGTCGCTGGACCAGGTCATCGTCTACGAGAAGAAGCGCGGGGTGGCAGGCGTGCGCGACCTGCGACGACGCATGGCCCGTGAGCGGTTCGATCTGGCCATCAACTTCAACATCTACTTCAAGAGCATCTTTCCGACGCTCTTTTCGCGTGCACCGGAGCGCTGGACGTTCGGGCGCGACCGTGCGCGCGATGGCGTGTGGCTCGCCGGGAACCGGCACCTGCCCGCACGGCCGCGCCGACACACGCAGGACATGTTTCTGGAGTTCGTCGAGGTGCTCGGCGTGGATCCGTACCCGCTCGAGTGGCGGCTCGAGATCACAGCGGCCGAGCGCGAGCAGCAGGCGCGGTTCGTCGATCAGCTTGGCGGACGGCGCGCGGTGGCGCTGGTACCGGCGTCGGCCAATGTGAAGAAGGACTGGCCCGCGGAACGGTATGTGGATGTCGTGGACGCCATCGAGATTGATCTGGGTGCACGCGCGGTACTGGTGGGCGGTCCCGGCGACCGCGAGGTCGAAGCGGCTCGTATCATCGAAGCCGAAGCATCGCAGCAACCGCTCTGGATGATGGGCGACGGCGTGCGCCGCCTGATCTGGATCCTGGATGCGTGTGCGGCGGCGGTCGCGCCCGATACGGGCCCGCTGCATATCGCGCGTGCGGTCGGCACGCCGGTCGTCGGTCTGTTCGGCCATACGAACCCCTGGAGGGTGGGGCCGTACCGTGCATTCGAGGATCTGTGGATCGATGCGTACACGGAGCCGGGCGAAGGGCCGGACCCGTCGAATTTCACGCCGAAGCTGGGCCGCATGGAGACGATCGAGCCGCGCGCCGTGATCGAGAAGGTGGAGCGTGCGCTCCGATCGGAGCATGGCGCTGCTGCGGCGCTGGATCGGCCGCACGCTGGTAGATTGGATCGGATGCACGGCGGTGAGGGCGACGCGCGGTGA
- a CDS encoding DUF3108 domain-containing protein has protein sequence MRIIATALLLAAVVPGVEAQNHASTPASRNAVARVPFGPGERLDYRITYGILGKRGNASTEVVGVEDIRGRESYHLSFRMKGGALGWSMDDLQESWLDVQRLYAHRFKQVINQTTYDRLRTLDFYPADGVWRMVEQVREGELATEMPLDDVSFLYWARTLPFEVGQTYEFRRYYKPEGNPVVLKVLRRERVKVPAGTFDTVVVQPLIRTSGLFGDGGRAEVYFTDDERRLIVLIKTRMSIGTMQLQLEKYAPGEKLAGAR, from the coding sequence ATGAGGATCATCGCAACCGCTCTGCTGCTGGCCGCCGTGGTGCCGGGAGTCGAAGCGCAGAACCACGCGTCGACGCCGGCGTCGCGGAATGCAGTTGCGCGGGTCCCGTTCGGCCCCGGCGAGCGCCTGGACTACCGCATCACGTACGGCATCCTCGGCAAGCGCGGTAACGCGTCGACCGAGGTGGTCGGGGTCGAGGACATTCGCGGCCGCGAGTCGTACCATCTCAGCTTCCGCATGAAGGGTGGAGCGCTCGGCTGGAGCATGGACGACCTCCAGGAGTCGTGGCTCGACGTGCAGCGACTCTATGCCCATCGCTTCAAGCAGGTAATCAATCAGACGACGTACGATCGGCTGCGGACGCTGGACTTTTATCCGGCGGACGGCGTATGGCGGATGGTCGAGCAGGTCCGCGAGGGCGAGCTCGCGACGGAAATGCCACTCGACGACGTGTCGTTCCTCTACTGGGCGCGCACGCTGCCGTTCGAAGTCGGACAGACGTACGAGTTTCGGCGGTACTACAAGCCGGAGGGTAATCCCGTCGTGCTGAAGGTGCTGCGTCGGGAGCGTGTAAAAGTGCCCGCAGGCACGTTCGACACCGTGGTCGTGCAGCCGCTGATCCGCACTAGCGGGCTGTTCGGCGATGGCGGGCGGGCCGAGGTCTACTTCACCGATGACGAGCGTCGCCTGATCGTGCTGATCAAGACGCGCATGTCGATCGGCACGATGCAGCTGCAACTGGAGAAGTACGCGCCGGGCGAGAAGCTCGCGGGCGCGAGGTGA